The stretch of DNA CTCGTTTGCGTAGGTTTGAAGAAGGTCATTGATCTTCTTCTTCGACGGCTCGTCAATCTTGTGGGCCATCCCTTCGCCAATAATGTGTTCGAACTTGATGGACTGTTGGGACAACGATTGCGTCACTCGTTCTGCGGCTTGTCGCTGCTTATCGACTTCACCACTGTAAGCAACCACGTGGGTGTTTTGCAGATTCGATGCCCAAGGCAGCACGTCGTAGATTCGCAGAAGCTTCTTGCCAACTTCCGAAATCGGATAAGGAGTCTTTTGACCCCAGTTTTGATAGACGATCGTGTCAACGAAACCAGCACCAGGGTTCACCGCAAACCAACGCGTCGGGTCATGAGCTGCGATATGCCAAACTCCGGCGCCTCCCATGGAAAAGCCACGAAGCGCAACTCGATCATCGTCTACCGAGGCGAGCTGACGCAGGGCATCCAGCGATTCGTAAACATCGGTTTCACCGGCAAACTTAAATGCATTGCAGTGGCGACCGAAGGGATGCAACACGATGGTGTCTTCAGGTGCGTACTCGCCGATCTTGTTGCTGCGTTCATCTAGAAAAGCGATCTCTGTTTTATTGTCGCCTCGTCCATGCAGCCACACGTCGACTCGGTACGTTTTTGCCAAATCGAAATTGGCGGGGATCACAAGTCCGAAGGGCTGAACCGAATGGTCGATCTGCGACCGAAAGCCGCCAACGACTAACTGAGGCTTATCGAGCGGTTTCGATTCAAGTCCCAACCAAGTGAGCTTGTTTTTGGCGCGGGATATTGTCTTGATCCGACGTTCGGCTTCATCAAGCAATGAATTCGCCCGGGCGACATCTTTTTCATGGAAAAAGCCATTCTGTTTGATTGCTAAATCCACGGCGCGGACGAGTGCGTCCACGTGAGGTTGCCATTGATTGACGTCCACGTCGGTCTTGCGACCTGCTCGTTGATAGGAGTTGCGGATGGCAGTAATGCGAGCCTCGAGATCTCGTTTGTCGCTGGCATCAATCTCGATACCTGCCGGTGGCAGCGATTTGTAGGTCTCTGCATCCACCGGGAAGGCAGTAGCAACGATCAGGCAAAATGAAAGGAACAGTCGTGTTCGAAGTGGGGGCACCTTGGCAATCTCCTAGGGTGTTTGGGGTGGGCTGACGTCGCTAACCAGTCGCAATCACTAAGTCGCAATGGTCCGAGCCGCGATTGATCGGGCATGACGGGTAAGGTAGGAGTGGTCACTGCAGAAGCGGGCCGTGTTGATCGGTAATCAGTGATCAGTAATCAGTGATCGGGGCTGCGTCTCGGTGACTTGGTAGGTCAGTCACAAAACAGCATAACTTGGCGAGGCAGGTGGAAGGATAGTCGATGACGAGAATACGCAATTTGATCGTTGTTTTGGGGGACCAGCTCAATCACGATTCGTCGGCATTCGATGATTTCGATGCATCGTGCGACCGAGTTTGGATGGCGGAGAATCAAGAAGAGGCAACTCACGTTTGGTGCCACAAGTTTCGGTTGGTGGCTTTCTTCGCTCCGATGCGTCACTTCCGAGACGAACTGAAAGAGTCTGGCAAGGAAGTCATTTACCACGAGCTTCCCAAAGATGGCCGCAAAGCAAGGACCAGCAGTTTTGCCAGTTTGCTACGGGAAACGCTTGAATCACACCCGATCGAACGCGTCGTAATGGTCCAGCCGGGTGATTACCGCGTCGAAGAATCTATTCGGTCAGTTGTCGACGAGCAGAAGGTGAAATTCGACAAACGCGATGATCGTTCGTTCTTTTGTTCCATTGAGCAGTTTGCGGATTGGGCCGACGGGCGAAAGTCGATGGTGTTGGAGCAGTTCTATCGCACGATGCGTAAGGAACATGATGTGCTCGTCGACGCCGATGGCAAACCCGAGGGTGGTGATTGGAATTACGATTCGGAAAATCGTGGCAAGTTTGGCAAAGGTGGTCCGAAAGATGTTCCATCGTTGCCTTCATTTCGACGAGACAAGATTACCGAAGAGGTGATCGAAATGGTGAACTCGCGATTCGCCGATCACCCAGGCAAGTGTGATGGCTTTGATTTACCGGTCAACCGCGATCAGGCATTGGCCTATCTCGACGATTTCGTCTCGCATCGTTTGTCGGAGTTTGGGACGTACCAAGACGCGATGTGGTCCGAGCAGAAGTTCCTCTACCATTCGCGTCTGTCCAATGCGATCAACCTTCACTTGCTGAGTCCTCGCGAAGTCGTTGATGCGGCAATCGTCGCGTACAAAGAAGATCAGGCACCCTTGAATTCGGTCGAAGGTTTCATCCGGCAGATTCTGGGCTGGCGAGAGTACGTACGAGGAATGTATTGGACTCGCATGCCTGAATACGGCGAGAAGAACGCCTTGCAGTGCGATGAATCACAGGACGTGCCATCATTCTTCTGGGATGGTGAAACCAAAATGGCTTGCGTTGCCGATTCGATGCGGTTGTTAATTGAGACCGCTTACGCGCACCATATCCAACGTTTGATGGTGTTGGGATTGTTCGCGCAACTCTACGGCGTGCATCCGAGCAAGTTCAACGATTGGCACATGGCCATGTATGCCGACGCCATTGACTGGGTTTCGCTGCCCAACGCGCTGGGAATGAGCCAGCATGGTGACGGTGGGGTGATGGCGACGAAACCGTATTGCGCGTCGGGGAACTACATCAATCGAATGAGCAATTACTGCAAGTCGTGCCCGTATAAACCGGGGGAAGCGACGGGCGAGGACGCTTGCCCGTTCACGACTTTGTACTGGGACTTTCTCGATCGACACTACGATCGTTTTAAGAAGAACAATCGCATGGCAATGCAGCTCAAGCATGTTGAGCGGAAAGATAAAAAAGAGCTTCACCAAATTCGCGTTCGTGCAAAACAGATTCGCGAAGGTGCAATCGAGATCTAACCCTGGGCTGCAACGATCAAGGCGGCCAGTTCCGGTTCGATCATCTCTGATGATTCAAATTCTGGGTCGATCAGCATGCCGAACCCTTCCGGCAAGTATTCCAGCAGAGCTTCGCCTTCAACGACAAGCCCTTCGACTTCTTCGGTGTCTTCGAACAGGTCTTCTTGCTCGTTGACAAACTGACCAGCAAGTTCTTCGCTGGTGAAGATCACGAGTGCCTCGTGGCCGTCGATTTCGGCGGTCAGTGCTCCGCCGCCATCATCATCTTCGTCCTCATTTCCGTCGGACATGCTGATCAGAACGAATTCAGCCTTCGCCATCAGTTCACGGATCTTGGCGGGGTCTTTCTCGGCAATCGCATTTAGGAACGCGTTGGTATCGTCGGACATCAGTTCGGGTCTCTGTGGAAGTTTCAAAGAGTTGGTGAGTTTCAGCAGCGACGAACAAAAATCCGGCACTTGAGGTCTTGAATTCCCGAATCATAGCGAAAGTGGGTGCCACGCAAGAGGGAGTTGGGGAATCTCGGCTAATTCTCAGCAGCTTCCAGCGGTCTTTCCAGCCACTTCGTCGCTGCTAGGCCAAGTTCCATCGTCGTCGCAGAAACCACTCCGTGGAAAGCGCAGCGGCAAAAATGATGAACAAAGGCCACCCAGTGCGAGGGCCATCGCCGAGCCGAGCTTTGTTCACCATTGGCGTTTCGGCCTTTTTTCGGCGAGCCTGGATCGTTTCGAGCAATTCGTCGATTTCACTTGGCGAAAAGGATCGCCCACCTTGGTCGACGGTTTGATTGGCAAGTTGATTCAGAAACACCGGGTCCGCCATGGGACGCGTCAGTTCGAGACTTTGGTCGATCACCTGGAACGCCAACTCGGCCGCCTCGATGTCGTTTCTCGCTGATCGGGTCCGAACTCTCAGTTTGTAGATGCCCGGTGGCAATTCAGGAACTTCACCTGAAATCGCCATCCCTGACGATTCACCTCGAGCGATTCGTGTTGATGCGATCGGTTGAGGTTCCTGGTCCGCTTCGCTCGCGATCACTTCAGCCACGAGTTCGATGTCTTGCTGGTCGGCACCCAGCGACTCAATTGACGCATTGAATTGCGGCGCCGCATCGCCAGTGAATCGCCGCGAATCAAGCTGCAGTAAGATTTTGTCGCCACCGGATTCATCTCGCGAAAGTAACCACAACATCACTTGTCGCCAGAATCGACGATGAGCTTCTGACCGCCCGGCTCGCCACCAACGCCATGTCGAATCGAAAGCGATCGAGGCAACGCGGCCGCGGCCATACCCGCCGACAACCATCAATGGTTCTTCATTGGAAGTCTGCAGCAGCGTATCGACTCCAGCGGCAACCTTGGCGCCGATCCATCGGTTGGCACCCAGTTGCGGCGGCAGCGTTTGCCAAGTTTCCGCCGGAGTGGAGCCACCGAGATCGGTGATAGGGTGTGAACGGGCGAGCCGTATCTGGACGGCGCCTTCGATTTGCGTCTCGGGGTCAACGTCGGCCGAGAACGCTCGACGCCGTGCAGCATCCATCTCGATCGGAAGCACTGCGGCGAGCGGTGAATCGGCGTAACCGCCCACGTCGTACGTATGAAAACCACCTAGCGTTACTAAGCCCGCACCCGCTTCTACCGATTTCGCCAGCTCCGTCCATTGCTGGGTGCTGATCGCGGACGCGTCAAGGTCGCCAATGATGTAGACATCAAATCGGCCAGGTTTGAAAAAATCTTGCAGGTCTACGGGCCAAGCGGATCGAGTGTCTTCAGGAATCCAACGAGCGGTCAGGTCGAGGTCGGGAAATCGTCGCAGCGATCGTCTCAAGAAAGCATATTCCTGGCGAAGCGAACCCTCAATGTAAAGAACGCGACCACCACCTTCGCGAACATCGACGAAGGCAATTTGGCGATTGTTGGTGGTTACGTTCTCTCCGTCTTGCGGATCCGCTTGCACGATCAAGCGATAGGTCCCAGGCTCAGGGGCCATGACGGGAATGCTCATCGAAAGCAAGTCAGTGGCGCGGTCGGATCTTGCTTGTCGAGTGGCAACCTCGTCCAAGTTGCCTTGTTCATCCATCCAAGACACTCGTATCGGGACATCGATGCCCGCCAAGCCTCGTGTGCGAACTTGGAAGTCAATCTGGATTTGGTTGCCGGCGAACATCTGAAAGCTATCGTTGAGCGCGTCGATTGCCACGTCTCGCGAAGCATTCTCGCTTGCGGCTGGTCCGATCGGGATTGTCCAAAGTGGAACTCCAAGCGAATCAAGCGTTTTTGCGCCGCGTGCGGCTCCGCTACCTGAAACGGGAGCCGTTTGCGTTCCGTCGCCCATCATCACGACACCCGCGATGGGTTGGCCTTGGGCGGCCGCGATCGCGGCGACGATGGCTTGGTCCAAATCAGTTGACGAGCCATCGGCGACGAGTGATTGAAGCAACTCGGAATCGCTTCCTGCTGATGCGAACTTTGATTCGCCGCTCTCTGAACCACCGACCAATTTGGATTCACCAGCGTATGTCAGCAATCGAAGCGACAGCGATTCGTCAAGCTTTTTGATTCCAGAGGTTAATTGTTCAGCCGCCTTCGATTGAGTCTTAAAGCGAACACCGCCTTCCCCATCGGGAAGTGTCATGCTTTGAGAGACATCTAGGGCGACGATCAACGCCGCGTCGGCAGGTCGATTGTCCGTCGTAACCAAGGCCGGTCGAAAGCAGGCGACAATGAGAACTCCCGCAGCGACCAACCGCAGGGTCATCAGTGTCCGACGACGGTTTTTATCCGGCGTGGGCGGCGTGACGAGCAAGACCACGGCGACGGTCACGACCACCAATGCAATCGCAAGAGCCAAAGACCCGTAGATCGGTTCGAGGGCAAACCGCGTCAACGTGGCAACCTCGCGTGAGGATAAACAATCGCCGCTTCAATCGGTTGCATCATGCGTAGGGCCGGCGTGAGAAAGGACTCCGTAAAGACAAAGCGTATCCGAGAAAAGCTGCCTGAAACAAGCCGAGCGACATCGTTGCCTAGGATTTCTTGCGTTGGCAGCTTTGGCAAACGTACAGCTTCCTTGCGGCAACCTCGACGGTTTGGATCGCCGAGTTACATCGAGGGCATGACTTCTTGCCGTAGACTCGAAAGCGATCTTTGCCGTCGATCTTTGCTAAAGGCATGCCGGCTTCTTTGGCGGTGACGCTAATGATTTTTCCGTACTTCAAACCCGTCTTCATCATTTTTGTGAGTGATCGCCACAGCTCATCAAACGATGATTGAGAAAGATCACGGCCAACGATTTCAGGGTCGAGCCTCGTTTCAAATAACACTTCGGCGCGAAAGATGTTTCCGACGCCGGCCACTACGGATTGGTCGAGCAGCAATCCACCAATCGGTTTGTTGCTTTTGTGAAACGCTGCCCAGACATCGGACTTTTTTCCACCGGCCAGCGGATCCGGGCCGAGCTTGGCAACAATTTCGTCGCGCATGTCACCGTCGATCACCCGGCACGTGGTGGGGCCGGTCAAATCAAACGTCGTGGAATCGCCTTTGAGTCGCATTCGCACTTGGCCCACGGGCGAAGGCGGGGGTGAGGGTAATTCACGGAACTTGCCATAACGACCCAGGTGGACTTGCACGATCGCCTTGTTGTCGAAGTGGTAGAACATGTGCTTGCCCACCGCCTCGACTCGATCAAGAACTTTGCCCGATACCTTTCTAGCGTCGGCAGCAAATCGTCCCTGGGGGCTGGTGACTTGAAGCTTCTGGTCGGCAAGCATGCCCGTATGTTGCCGAGCGATGAAGTGAGTTTTATGTCCTTCGGGCATGAAGCGTCTTTGTTGCTGGGTGCCCGCAGGCAAAGTGTCATGGGTCGGTAGCGGAATGTGTGCTGCTGCGCGGACTCAGAAGTGGGGTTTCTGTTTGGCGTCTTATTGCTCGGGGACTGGTTCAGGTTCAGGTTCTGGTACAGGTTCTGGTACAGGGGCAAGCGCGGGCTGAGGCTTGTTAGCGACTGAGGATTGGCGTTTCTGGATACGTTCCTCGCGAATCAAGTTCTTCAGCGTTTCGACGCGTTGTTCGAGCTGGAATCGCAGCGATCCACCACTGGCAGCAATCGCTCGGTTGTAGTTTGCGATCGCCACTCGATAGTCACCATCGCTATCGGCACTGATGGCACGATTGAGATGGGATTGCAGTCGTCGGTCCGCAAGGCTCGCTTGGGATTGTCGCAAGTCGGCAAGCTGTTGTCGCCCAATCGCGGCAAACGCGTCCGCACGTTGTTGAAGTTGCGAAACGATCGGCGTCACGCTGGTGACGAACGGTCGGACCGTTCCGGACTGGATGCTGCCGGGGTAACCATCCATCGTGGTCACACCCGCTGATGTCGAACCGAAACTGCGAGTTGAACCTTGAGCGAAGTTAAAGTTCAGTCCACCCGAGACACCACCACCGGCAAAGCCAACTCCGCCGGATAAGCCACCGCCGCCACCCAGTGCTTCGCCAGCGAATGGAGGCAGCATCGGCCCGCCACCGGGGAAGTTGAAGAAGAAGTTGTCGCCTCTTAAGAAACCTCCTACCGAAGAGGATTCAGCGAAAGCGTCACCCGTACTTTGTTGCTGGGACTCTTGGAAGATTAATTGTGCACTAGCTGGCGAAAGAAAAGCAGCACTGAACGACAGCGTTAACAGAGTCAGGCGTAGCATGGTTGGATTCCCCCTTGGATGCTTTACATTTTAGGGGGCGTGCCTAGGTTCACGCGACTGCTAATCTCACTCACCTGCTAAACCCACTCTCCTAGCCGACGCCCCGACGGGACGTCTATTTGAAAGCGCCCATGAAAAAAGTCAGTCTGTATACCGATGGCGCTTGCAGTGGAAATCCGGGGCCGGGGGGATGGGCGTTCATCTTACGATGCGACAAAACCGGAAAAGAACTTGAGCGAAGCGACGGGGAACCCGAGTCGACAAACAACAAAATGGAGTTGATGGCGGTCATTCAGGGGCTCGAAGCGCTCAGTGAGCCCTGCAGCGTCACGCTGTATGCAGATAGTACTTACGTACTTCAGGGCATGAAGACTTGGATGGCAGGTTGGAAATCACGTGGCTGGAAACGCAAAGACGGATCCAAGCTCGTACCGGTCAAGAATGTCGAATTGTGGAAGCGATTGGACGCTTTGATGAGTCAGCACGAGATCCATTTCGAGCATGTCAAGGGTCACGATGGGCACGTTGAAAATGAACGCTGTGACGTGCTTGCGGTGGCTGCCTACCAGCGGTATCTGAAAAAGTCCTAAATCGCTGTTTTTTGCTTTGTTTTTGAGGCTGCCCCTCGTCATAGCCCAATCGCGTTAGGAAGCAAAAAACGGTACAATGGGAACCTACACGCATCGAAGCGTGAAGTTCCGTTTTCCTGGTCTTTTTGCGAATCCTAATGAGCGACGCTCCTCCTGCACCGGCTGCTGACGAAAACACCCCCACGCAAACAGGCCCCACCGCCAATTCGGAGTACACCGACAAGGATTTGCAGCGTCTGTCGGACCTCGAACACGTCCGTGCACGACCGAGTATGTACATCGGCGATACATCCTCGGGCGGCCTGCACCACCTTGTTTACGAAGTCGTCGACAACTCGATCGACGAAGCGATGGCTGACTTCGCCAAGAGCGTTTCGGTCGTCGTTCACACCGACGGTTCAGTGACCGTTGAGGACGATGGGCGGGGCATCCCCGTCACGCCTCACGAGCAACTGACCGAGGAACTTGGTCGCGAAGTCACCACCCTTGAAGGTGTGATGACGATGCTGAAGTTTGGTGGCAAGTTCAAGAAAGGTGCTTATCAAACGTCCGGCGGTCTACACGGTGTGGGTGTGACGGTCGTGAACTTCCTAAGCCAATGGGCGGAAGTGGAAGTGTCTCGGGATGGCTTCACCTGGACTCAGGAATACGAACGCGGTGTTCCTACGGGGCCTGTTCAAAAGGGCCGAGCGACGAAGAAGAAAGGTACCAAGACCACGTTCAAGGCCGATGGTCAGATCTTCGACACGCTTAAGTACAGCTACGACACGCTTTACAAACGGTTGCAGGAGCTCGCCTTCCTGAACTCTGGCGTTCACATCAAGTTCCTCGACGAGCGGAACGGTGAATCGGGCGATTTCAAATACGAACGCGGGCTTGTCGAATTCGTCGAGCACCTCAATCGCGCCTCGGATGTGCTCCACGCAGACGTCATTCAAATTGTTGGCGAAAAAGACGGCGTGCAGTACGACATCGCGATGCAGTACAGCACCGAATACACCGAGAACGTTCAGTCCTACGTGAACAACATTCACACAACCGAAGGCGGCACGCACGTGTCGGGTTTCCGTTCGGCGTTAACGCGAACGCTGAACAACTATGGCAAGAAAGAAAACCTGTTCAAGAACACGGTTCCCTCGGGAGACGATTTCCGCGAAGGCATCACCGCCGTGATTAGCGCTCGAGTGCCAGAGCCGAAGTTTGAAGGGCAAACCAAGACTAAACTTGGCAACAACGATGTCGAAGGCATCATCAACAGCGGCGTCGGTGAAACTCTTGCCAAGTTCATGGAAGAGAACCCCAAGGTCGCTCAATCTATCGTTCGCAAAGGCATGTTAGCGGCCGAGGCTCGTGAAGCAGCACGCAAAGCCAAAGACCTCATGCGGCAGCGAAAAAGCGCACTTTCGGGTGGCGGTTTGCCAGGTAAATTGCGAGATTGCATCAGCAAGAATCGCGATGAATGTGAGCTGTACTTAGTGGAAGGTGACTCGGCCGGTGGATCGGCCGAAGGTGGGCGAATGCGTGATTTCCAGGCGATTTTGCCGCTGCGTGGTAAGATCATCAACGCCTACAAATCGCGTGAAGCGAAGGTGCTTGAGAACACCGAAGTTCAATCCATGATCCAGGCCATCGGCACAGGGATCGGTATGGATCAGGATCTTAACAAGCGTCGTTACAACAAAATCGTCATCATGACTGACGCCGACGTTGACGGTTCGCACATTCGCACGTTGCTGCTTTGTTTCTTTTATCGACAAATGTACGAGCTTGTTGCACGCGGGCACGTCTACGTTGCCCAGCCACCGTTGTTTCGGGTTCAGCACGGAAAGAATCGCTATTACATCCAAAGCGATGCCGAGATGAAGTCTCAATTGCTCGATCGAGGTTTGCAGGACACTGTCTTTGAAGCCGAAGACGGGCGTCGTGTTGAAGGCGAAAAGATGCGTCAACTTTGTACGACGCTTGCGACGATGGAAGACGCCATCAACGCACTTGAGCAACGCGGCATCAGTCTACGGATTCACGCCCAGCGGTTTGATCCCGTGGCCGAGAAATTGCCGTCGCTGTTGCTGACCCATGGCAATATTGAGGAATGGTTCAACAACCAAGAAGACGTCGAAAAGTTCCTTAACGAAAAAGGCTTGGTGCTAGAGTACGACACCGAG from Rubripirellula amarantea encodes:
- a CDS encoding prolyl oligopeptidase family serine peptidase; the protein is MPPLRTRLFLSFCLIVATAFPVDAETYKSLPPAGIEIDASDKRDLEARITAIRNSYQRAGRKTDVDVNQWQPHVDALVRAVDLAIKQNGFFHEKDVARANSLLDEAERRIKTISRAKNKLTWLGLESKPLDKPQLVVGGFRSQIDHSVQPFGLVIPANFDLAKTYRVDVWLHGRGDNKTEIAFLDERSNKIGEYAPEDTIVLHPFGRHCNAFKFAGETDVYESLDALRQLASVDDDRVALRGFSMGGAGVWHIAAHDPTRWFAVNPGAGFVDTIVYQNWGQKTPYPISEVGKKLLRIYDVLPWASNLQNTHVVAYSGEVDKQRQAAERVTQSLSQQSIKFEHIIGEGMAHKIDEPSKKKINDLLQTYANEAEPARDIHFVTHHLRYNDAGWVSVEGLKQHYEPGTVIGSVNARGDVRLQTDGVTAIQLLVAPMKISQSDNLNVTIDGQTLDPWLISDKQSLDLSLADDGQWKAGPLATGPLRKRPGMQGPIDDAFCSRFLFVIPSRPASHGTAQRFIDREMKYAGQRWKTLMRGDIHWVKDTDVTQEQIRSCNLICFGDFTSNQYLAKVASELPIHWTKDKLSVGNQSFDPTTSVAAFCYPNPENPERYVVANSGMTFRDFSNVSNSRQIAMLGDWAIFDADSTENGIFAGDILAEGLFDETWNISSEEN
- a CDS encoding cryptochrome/photolyase family protein produces the protein MTRIRNLIVVLGDQLNHDSSAFDDFDASCDRVWMAENQEEATHVWCHKFRLVAFFAPMRHFRDELKESGKEVIYHELPKDGRKARTSSFASLLRETLESHPIERVVMVQPGDYRVEESIRSVVDEQKVKFDKRDDRSFFCSIEQFADWADGRKSMVLEQFYRTMRKEHDVLVDADGKPEGGDWNYDSENRGKFGKGGPKDVPSLPSFRRDKITEEVIEMVNSRFADHPGKCDGFDLPVNRDQALAYLDDFVSHRLSEFGTYQDAMWSEQKFLYHSRLSNAINLHLLSPREVVDAAIVAYKEDQAPLNSVEGFIRQILGWREYVRGMYWTRMPEYGEKNALQCDESQDVPSFFWDGETKMACVADSMRLLIETAYAHHIQRLMVLGLFAQLYGVHPSKFNDWHMAMYADAIDWVSLPNALGMSQHGDGGVMATKPYCASGNYINRMSNYCKSCPYKPGEATGEDACPFTTLYWDFLDRHYDRFKKNNRMAMQLKHVERKDKKELHQIRVRAKQIREGAIEI
- a CDS encoding SseB family protein, giving the protein MSDDTNAFLNAIAEKDPAKIRELMAKAEFVLISMSDGNEDEDDDGGGALTAEIDGHEALVIFTSEELAGQFVNEQEDLFEDTEEVEGLVVEGEALLEYLPEGFGMLIDPEFESSEMIEPELAALIVAAQG
- a CDS encoding glutamine amidotransferase; protein product: MTRFALEPIYGSLALAIALVVVTVAVVLLVTPPTPDKNRRRTLMTLRLVAAGVLIVACFRPALVTTDNRPADAALIVALDVSQSMTLPDGEGGVRFKTQSKAAEQLTSGIKKLDESLSLRLLTYAGESKLVGGSESGESKFASAGSDSELLQSLVADGSSTDLDQAIVAAIAAAQGQPIAGVVMMGDGTQTAPVSGSGAARGAKTLDSLGVPLWTIPIGPAASENASRDVAIDALNDSFQMFAGNQIQIDFQVRTRGLAGIDVPIRVSWMDEQGNLDEVATRQARSDRATDLLSMSIPVMAPEPGTYRLIVQADPQDGENVTTNNRQIAFVDVREGGGRVLYIEGSLRQEYAFLRRSLRRFPDLDLTARWIPEDTRSAWPVDLQDFFKPGRFDVYIIGDLDASAISTQQWTELAKSVEAGAGLVTLGGFHTYDVGGYADSPLAAVLPIEMDAARRRAFSADVDPETQIEGAVQIRLARSHPITDLGGSTPAETWQTLPPQLGANRWIGAKVAAGVDTLLQTSNEEPLMVVGGYGRGRVASIAFDSTWRWWRAGRSEAHRRFWRQVMLWLLSRDESGGDKILLQLDSRRFTGDAAPQFNASIESLGADQQDIELVAEVIASEADQEPQPIASTRIARGESSGMAISGEVPELPPGIYKLRVRTRSARNDIEAAELAFQVIDQSLELTRPMADPVFLNQLANQTVDQGGRSFSPSEIDELLETIQARRKKAETPMVNKARLGDGPRTGWPLFIIFAAALSTEWFLRRRWNLA
- a CDS encoding Fpg/Nei family DNA glycosylase — protein: MPEGHKTHFIARQHTGMLADQKLQVTSPQGRFAADARKVSGKVLDRVEAVGKHMFYHFDNKAIVQVHLGRYGKFRELPSPPPSPVGQVRMRLKGDSTTFDLTGPTTCRVIDGDMRDEIVAKLGPDPLAGGKKSDVWAAFHKSNKPIGGLLLDQSVVAGVGNIFRAEVLFETRLDPEIVGRDLSQSSFDELWRSLTKMMKTGLKYGKIISVTAKEAGMPLAKIDGKDRFRVYGKKSCPRCNSAIQTVEVAARKLYVCQSCQRKKS
- a CDS encoding tetratricopeptide repeat protein, with translation MLRLTLLTLSFSAAFLSPASAQLIFQESQQQSTGDAFAESSSVGGFLRGDNFFFNFPGGGPMLPPFAGEALGGGGGLSGGVGFAGGGVSGGLNFNFAQGSTRSFGSTSAGVTTMDGYPGSIQSGTVRPFVTSVTPIVSQLQQRADAFAAIGRQQLADLRQSQASLADRRLQSHLNRAISADSDGDYRVAIANYNRAIAASGGSLRFQLEQRVETLKNLIREERIQKRQSSVANKPQPALAPVPEPVPEPEPEPVPEQ
- the rnhA gene encoding ribonuclease HI, whose amino-acid sequence is MKKVSLYTDGACSGNPGPGGWAFILRCDKTGKELERSDGEPESTNNKMELMAVIQGLEALSEPCSVTLYADSTYVLQGMKTWMAGWKSRGWKRKDGSKLVPVKNVELWKRLDALMSQHEIHFEHVKGHDGHVENERCDVLAVAAYQRYLKKS
- a CDS encoding DNA gyrase subunit B — translated: MSDAPPAPAADENTPTQTGPTANSEYTDKDLQRLSDLEHVRARPSMYIGDTSSGGLHHLVYEVVDNSIDEAMADFAKSVSVVVHTDGSVTVEDDGRGIPVTPHEQLTEELGREVTTLEGVMTMLKFGGKFKKGAYQTSGGLHGVGVTVVNFLSQWAEVEVSRDGFTWTQEYERGVPTGPVQKGRATKKKGTKTTFKADGQIFDTLKYSYDTLYKRLQELAFLNSGVHIKFLDERNGESGDFKYERGLVEFVEHLNRASDVLHADVIQIVGEKDGVQYDIAMQYSTEYTENVQSYVNNIHTTEGGTHVSGFRSALTRTLNNYGKKENLFKNTVPSGDDFREGITAVISARVPEPKFEGQTKTKLGNNDVEGIINSGVGETLAKFMEENPKVAQSIVRKGMLAAEAREAARKAKDLMRQRKSALSGGGLPGKLRDCISKNRDECELYLVEGDSAGGSAEGGRMRDFQAILPLRGKIINAYKSREAKVLENTEVQSMIQAIGTGIGMDQDLNKRRYNKIVIMTDADVDGSHIRTLLLCFFYRQMYELVARGHVYVAQPPLFRVQHGKNRYYIQSDAEMKSQLLDRGLQDTVFEAEDGRRVEGEKMRQLCTTLATMEDAINALEQRGISLRIHAQRFDPVAEKLPSLLLTHGNIEEWFNNQEDVEKFLNEKGLVLEYDTEEVEEDESGEMVAKAPVEPPANLAHLTELHEVKTINSGLKEMQTLGFTIDDLIPVERTGSTTARFELLRGEDVRRPLEDLRALLPEVRAAGEKGLQVTRFKGLGEMNAEELRETTLDPANRTLLRVNLTDAGAADEMFRLLMGDKVEPRREFIETHALDVRNLDI